One window of the Archaeoglobus sulfaticallidus PM70-1 genome contains the following:
- a CDS encoding acylphosphatase: MIGVRIYVSGIVQGVGFRYFTRKLAKELGVKGYVKNLSDGRVLAVAEGESEQIEKFISELRKGPRGAVVRDIKVEEYQPNGEHDSFVIAF; this comes from the coding sequence ATGATCGGTGTCAGGATTTATGTTAGTGGAATAGTGCAGGGTGTTGGGTTCAGATACTTCACGAGAAAACTGGCAAAAGAGCTTGGAGTTAAGGGTTATGTTAAGAACCTGAGCGATGGTAGGGTTCTGGCTGTAGCAGAGGGAGAAAGTGAGCAGATAGAAAAATTCATCTCCGAGCTTAGAAAGGGGCCGAGAGGTGCTGTTGTGAGAGACATCAAGGTTGAAGAATATCAGCCAAACGGAGAGCATGATAGCTTCGTTATAGCGTTTTGA
- a CDS encoding 4Fe-4S dicluster domain-containing protein, translating into MAFIVVDKDKCTSCGECINVCPASVYEFDDDEKSEPVNPEECIECCSCVEVCPVGAIKVDVCE; encoded by the coding sequence ATGGCTTTCATAGTTGTAGATAAGGATAAGTGCACGAGTTGTGGAGAGTGCATAAATGTCTGCCCGGCAAGCGTGTATGAGTTCGATGATGATGAGAAATCCGAACCCGTGAATCCTGAGGAGTGCATAGAGTGCTGCTCCTGTGTCGAGGTTTGCCCGGTGGGAGCAATAAAGGTGGATGTCTGCGAATAA
- a CDS encoding AF1514 family protein produces MDTVKVSVDRDVDFNLARKMADVIADDGMLVSWFDGKKGTHFPDVKCCGEDSWLVYGKSRGGSLLIEINEYKFLYIK; encoded by the coding sequence ATGGATACGGTTAAGGTATCGGTAGATCGGGATGTTGACTTCAATTTGGCCAGAAAGATGGCCGATGTTATCGCTGATGATGGAATGCTGGTGTCGTGGTTTGATGGTAAAAAGGGAACCCATTTTCCGGATGTCAAATGCTGTGGGGAGGACTCGTGGTTGGTTTATGGAAAATCGAGAGGTGGAAGCCTGCTGATAGAGATAAATGAGTATAAGTTTTTATATATAAAGTAA
- a CDS encoding 50S ribosomal protein L11, which translates to MPRVVEVLVPGGEASPGPPLGPAIGPLGLNVKQVVDRINAATKEYQGLSVPVKIIVHDDRSFDIEVGIPPVTALVKRELGITKGSSKTGKEFVGDISLEKIKEIAKMKKAQVLSYDLKSVVKEVLGTCLSMGVTVEGRSPKEIQKEIDEGKITIEE; encoded by the coding sequence ATGCCAAGGGTTGTTGAAGTACTCGTTCCGGGTGGTGAAGCTTCTCCGGGTCCACCACTGGGTCCCGCTATAGGTCCTCTCGGACTGAATGTGAAACAGGTCGTTGACAGGATAAATGCGGCCACTAAAGAATATCAGGGCTTGTCTGTTCCGGTTAAGATAATAGTCCATGATGACAGAAGCTTCGACATAGAAGTCGGAATCCCACCGGTCACAGCTCTGGTTAAGAGAGAGCTCGGGATTACCAAGGGATCGAGCAAGACGGGCAAGGAATTTGTTGGAGATATCAGCTTGGAGAAGATCAAGGAAATAGCGAAGATGAAGAAGGCCCAGGTTCTCAGCTACGACCTGAAATCTGTGGTAAAAGAGGTTCTCGGAACCTGCCTGTCGATGGGAGTCACCGTTGAGGGCAGGAGTCCAAAGGAGATCCAGAAGGAGATCGATGAGGGCAAGATAACGATCGAAGAATAA
- a CDS encoding transcription elongation factor Spt5, with protein sequence MSRFFLLKTTANQEKVVANLMEMVIKKYQLPVYAIMSPKEVKGYIFVEAENVEDVLKAIRGVPHVKGLVKGEVGFHEIEHFLVPRKAAEQIKEGYKVEIISGPFKGEISVVKRVDETKNEITVELIDAVVPIPITVKADHVRIIDKSEEV encoded by the coding sequence ATGAGCAGATTCTTCCTACTGAAAACGACTGCGAATCAGGAAAAAGTTGTGGCAAATCTGATGGAGATGGTCATAAAGAAGTATCAGTTGCCAGTATACGCTATAATGTCTCCTAAGGAAGTTAAGGGCTACATTTTTGTCGAAGCAGAAAATGTCGAGGATGTTTTGAAGGCGATTAGAGGCGTACCTCATGTTAAAGGACTGGTCAAGGGGGAGGTTGGTTTTCACGAGATAGAGCACTTTCTCGTGCCGAGAAAGGCTGCTGAGCAGATTAAGGAAGGATACAAGGTGGAAATTATCTCCGGACCATTCAAAGGAGAGATCTCCGTTGTTAAGAGGGTTGATGAGACGAAGAATGAGATTACGGTAGAGTTAATAGATGCTGTGGTTCCGATACCGATCACAGTTAAGGCGGATCATGTTAGGATTATAGACAAAAGTGAGGAGGTGTAA
- a CDS encoding protein translocase SEC61 complex subunit gamma has protein sequence MIEKDFQKKLHDYYNLLKMTRKPDREEFITTTKVALAVMFVVGIIGFGIYLILELINKLV, from the coding sequence ATGATTGAAAAAGATTTCCAGAAAAAGCTTCATGATTACTACAACCTGCTCAAGATGACAAGGAAACCTGACAGAGAAGAGTTTATAACAACGACAAAGGTAGCTTTGGCTGTGATGTTCGTGGTGGGCATCATAGGCTTTGGGATATATCTCATACTGGAACTTATCAACAAGCTGGTGTGA
- a CDS encoding MarR family winged helix-turn-helix transcriptional regulator: MDHLPPIKKWIEDIENLLKNTQKRKVFLYIFLIKGADFADIARYVRISQKNLTKHIKDFEFIRLIKSEVSPKDRRKKIYEVTPFGRDFISYDIRSIGMYLDLAKAYLNEMYSEEGEDVERRVNEVIGRYIVSHSNEPSMNRGPLSEAVGLFLYFLRYSRRINPQDLKSCLFFNSEESKTVLTEENKAVQRLLDAAICSKKGCSVCNLILDVLPSQPVYGPVVLKLKKMDPEELMELKERHKEEYRLSKYWDLNQK, encoded by the coding sequence ATGGATCACCTCCCCCCAATCAAAAAATGGATTGAGGATATAGAGAACCTCCTGAAAAATACCCAAAAAAGGAAGGTTTTCCTCTACATATTCCTCATAAAAGGGGCTGATTTTGCAGATATTGCAAGGTACGTCCGTATCTCCCAGAAAAATCTTACGAAGCACATAAAGGACTTCGAGTTTATTAGACTTATCAAGTCAGAAGTTTCGCCAAAAGACAGGAGGAAGAAAATATATGAAGTAACACCCTTTGGCAGGGACTTTATCAGCTACGATATCAGGTCTATAGGAATGTATCTGGATCTGGCGAAGGCATATCTCAATGAGATGTATTCTGAAGAAGGTGAAGATGTGGAAAGAAGGGTGAACGAGGTCATAGGCAGATACATTGTATCCCACTCAAACGAACCTTCCATGAATAGAGGGCCGCTTTCTGAGGCTGTGGGTCTTTTCCTTTACTTTCTGAGGTATTCCAGAAGGATTAATCCACAAGACCTTAAGAGTTGTCTGTTCTTCAATTCTGAAGAGAGTAAAACCGTGCTGACTGAAGAGAATAAAGCTGTACAGAGACTACTGGATGCGGCAATATGCTCAAAGAAAGGCTGTTCCGTCTGCAATCTAATACTCGATGTCCTGCCATCCCAGCCAGTTTACGGACCGGTGGTGCTAAAGCTCAAGAAGATGGATCCAGAAGAGCTGATGGAACTGAAAGAGAGGCACAAAGAGGAATACAGGCTCTCAAAGTACTGGGACCTGAACCAAAAGTAG
- a CDS encoding type B DNA-directed DNA polymerase, with protein sequence MSFVDSFNPDIILMENADIAARMMFEKCREYGINFTLSRGKFRFLKESSYYSYGAVKHRRSALITEGKILIDTASFAFREYGLKGILFTSRLTGLSANLTSRFTPRTLISSYEVYEALRRGIAVPFRKRDAEKPRRIEELRRNDKGGLILQPEPGVYENVSQIDFTSMYPAIIVKYNLSPESIGNGRKGFLSTILEPLLELRIKTKRMKKTNPEVAGIDSALKWMLVTCFGYTGFKNAKFGSISVHERITGIGREILLESIRIAEESGTEVIHAMVDSVFVRNSNGDLKERIERETGLLAEEGQVPLGCFPAEKGWIWKCCPLLRPVESGEMKLRGVMARRRDTPEFIRRAQMEMFYLLRNARTLNELAELESDLKGIYRRYMLAMKYADPEWFFIRKRISRTSYSKNSLEASAVRELKKLGVKLFPGMEIEYVVVDFKRKLVSIRNPETVDFEYYRKLLEKAYEEVSFAVRNALSSL encoded by the coding sequence ATGAGCTTCGTTGACTCATTCAATCCGGACATCATCCTGATGGAAAATGCAGACATAGCAGCGAGAATGATGTTCGAGAAATGCAGGGAATACGGAATCAACTTCACCCTCTCAAGAGGAAAATTCAGGTTTCTGAAGGAGAGCAGCTACTACAGCTACGGTGCGGTGAAGCACAGGAGGAGTGCGTTAATCACCGAGGGGAAGATTCTGATAGATACGGCTTCATTTGCATTCAGAGAATACGGCCTGAAAGGGATTTTGTTCACCTCAAGGCTAACAGGACTGTCAGCAAATCTTACGTCAAGATTCACTCCCAGAACATTGATCTCCAGCTATGAAGTTTACGAGGCTCTGAGGAGAGGCATAGCAGTTCCCTTCAGAAAAAGGGATGCTGAAAAGCCAAGGAGAATTGAAGAACTCAGGAGGAATGACAAAGGGGGCTTGATTCTACAGCCAGAGCCTGGTGTTTACGAGAACGTTTCCCAGATAGACTTCACTTCAATGTATCCGGCAATTATAGTGAAGTATAATTTGAGTCCGGAATCGATTGGAAACGGAAGGAAAGGCTTTCTCTCCACGATTCTTGAACCGCTGCTTGAGCTGAGAATAAAGACGAAGAGGATGAAGAAAACCAATCCTGAAGTTGCTGGAATTGATTCGGCTTTAAAGTGGATGCTGGTGACATGTTTTGGATACACGGGCTTCAAAAATGCCAAGTTCGGGAGCATTTCCGTGCATGAGAGGATTACCGGCATCGGAAGAGAAATTCTGCTTGAGAGCATCAGAATAGCTGAGGAGAGTGGTACTGAAGTCATTCACGCGATGGTTGACAGCGTGTTTGTCAGAAACTCAAACGGTGATCTCAAAGAGAGAATAGAGCGGGAAACGGGTCTGCTTGCTGAGGAAGGACAGGTACCACTGGGTTGTTTTCCTGCCGAGAAAGGATGGATTTGGAAATGCTGCCCGCTATTACGGCCTGTCGAGAGCGGTGAGATGAAGCTCAGGGGAGTGATGGCCAGAAGGCGAGACACTCCTGAGTTCATTCGGAGAGCTCAGATGGAGATGTTTTATCTGCTCAGAAATGCGAGAACACTGAATGAACTTGCTGAGCTTGAAAGCGATCTGAAGGGAATTTACCGCAGGTACATGCTAGCGATGAAGTATGCTGATCCTGAGTGGTTCTTCATTCGGAAAAGGATAAGCAGAACATCCTACTCAAAAAACTCCCTTGAAGCCTCTGCTGTCAGAGAGCTGAAGAAGCTTGGTGTGAAGCTCTTCCCCGGAATGGAGATCGAATACGTGGTTGTAGACTTTAAACGAAAGCTCGTTTCGATCAGAAATCCCGAAACAGTTGATTTTGAGTATTACAGAAAACTGCTTGAGAAAGCATATGAAGAGGTGAGTTTTGCGGTCAGAAACGCTCTCTCCTCTCTGTGA
- a CDS encoding type II toxin-antitoxin system VapC family toxin: MSAFFDVNVFMDVLERRRGWKASLAVVQLVRNGKIEGYVSALTPPIIYFLRARYTDENRAREDARRILREFRIVPLTEEIILNSYEESRIDDFEDCIQFHSALSTAEVLITRNIKDFEAVKDEIAVMTPEEFLTERRERF, translated from the coding sequence ATGAGCGCCTTCTTCGATGTAAACGTCTTCATGGATGTTCTTGAAAGGAGAAGGGGCTGGAAGGCAAGTCTGGCTGTCGTTCAGCTCGTCAGAAATGGTAAAATTGAAGGTTACGTTTCAGCGCTCACACCACCGATAATTTACTTTCTTAGGGCAAGATACACCGATGAGAACAGGGCAAGGGAAGACGCCAGAAGAATCCTCAGGGAATTCAGAATTGTTCCGCTGACGGAAGAGATCATCCTGAACTCTTACGAGGAATCAAGAATTGACGATTTTGAGGACTGCATACAGTTCCATTCTGCACTCAGTACTGCGGAAGTCCTCATCACGAGGAACATAAAGGACTTCGAGGCAGTCAAGGACGAGATTGCGGTCATGACTCCCGAAGAGTTTCTCACAGAGAGGAGAGAGCGTTTCTGA
- a CDS encoding Cdc6/Cdc18 family protein, with translation MAGIEAERRASRKIELRDVEMVYEGARVFLAKSISALNSDEREALKIIYSIDGDVSSGEIYRILKAEVNMGYTRFYEIINKLERLRLIDVVMGKKGRGRTRYILRKYDRELMLKALTEG, from the coding sequence ATGGCCGGAATTGAGGCTGAAAGAAGAGCGAGCAGGAAGATCGAACTGAGAGATGTGGAGATGGTCTATGAGGGGGCCAGGGTTTTCCTTGCAAAAAGCATCTCAGCCCTGAATTCGGATGAAAGAGAGGCTCTGAAGATAATATATTCCATTGACGGGGATGTCAGTTCAGGAGAGATTTACAGAATTCTGAAGGCTGAGGTTAACATGGGCTACACCAGGTTTTACGAGATTATCAACAAGCTGGAAAGGCTCAGGCTGATAGACGTGGTCATGGGGAAGAAGGGGAGGGGGAGGACCAGATACATCCTCAGGAAGTATGACAGAGAATTGATGCTGAAGGCTCTTACGGAGGGATGA
- a CDS encoding AAA family ATPase, protein MNFLWRDETLFRDESVFDPEYVPETLIHRERQMVALAMNLRPALKNLSPVHTILFGSPATGKTSTLRTILREVDDHAIITYVRCPLARTSYRVFSRIFERVYGYPPPNTGISIARMYELICEGLLEKNKPLIVALDDFNFLERNAGNEILYALLKAHEEFGVRIGIILVTTERIELDDKTGAVFHPDEIYFPLYDEDEIRDILAQRVRLGFYDGAITDDAFERIVELTARTSDLRFGIYCSGWPELRLKEERAGRSN, encoded by the coding sequence ATGAACTTCCTCTGGAGAGATGAAACCCTGTTCAGAGATGAATCTGTCTTCGACCCGGAATATGTTCCAGAAACACTCATTCACAGAGAGAGGCAGATGGTGGCTCTTGCAATGAATCTCAGGCCTGCATTGAAGAACCTCTCTCCAGTTCACACAATTCTCTTCGGCTCTCCTGCAACAGGCAAAACCTCAACCCTGAGAACGATTCTCAGGGAGGTTGATGATCATGCCATTATCACTTACGTGAGATGCCCTCTGGCAAGAACCTCCTACAGGGTTTTCTCAAGAATATTCGAGAGGGTTTACGGCTATCCCCCTCCAAACACGGGAATATCAATTGCAAGAATGTACGAACTCATCTGCGAGGGACTGCTTGAGAAAAACAAACCCCTCATTGTTGCCTTGGACGACTTCAACTTTCTGGAGAGAAATGCTGGAAACGAGATACTCTACGCACTCCTTAAAGCACATGAGGAATTTGGCGTGAGGATTGGAATCATCCTTGTAACAACAGAGAGAATCGAGCTGGATGATAAGACTGGAGCTGTCTTTCATCCCGACGAGATTTACTTCCCGCTTTACGATGAAGATGAAATAAGGGACATTCTTGCTCAGAGGGTCAGGCTGGGATTCTATGATGGTGCAATAACTGATGATGCCTTTGAGAGAATCGTAGAGCTCACAGCCAGAACATCAGACCTGAGGTTCGGGATTTACTGCTCAGGATGGCCGGAATTGAGGCTGAAAGAAGAGCGAGCAGGAAGATCGAACTGA
- a CDS encoding site-specific integrase, whose protein sequence is MCHLDLGCRPEELLTLRVGDFERDSYGIRVHIRRSKTTRRSPHLSFSIPYVVRWLEVHPLRDDPDAPMWLDLHNFNRRIVKPIDIYAYNRILDKLFKKAGIQKRKRFSPYKFRHTSITMWSAVLTEQELVKRSGHVVGSKALRRYSKLVDIDTDKKILKELGLLSEEEAEPEVKKLKPVQCNLCGEFNEPHRQRCWKCKAVLDPLRLAKEVIDEEIVEAVIDEPMQNQMKEKLKQLIRQILAEEGLLPTV, encoded by the coding sequence ATGTGTCACCTCGACCTGGGATGCAGGCCGGAAGAGCTGCTAACGCTGAGGGTTGGGGATTTCGAAAGAGATTCCTACGGTATAAGGGTACACATAAGGAGGAGCAAAACAACAAGAAGGAGCCCACACCTTAGCTTCAGCATACCCTATGTGGTCAGATGGCTGGAGGTGCATCCGCTGAGGGATGATCCTGATGCGCCGATGTGGCTTGACTTACATAACTTCAACAGGAGGATAGTGAAGCCCATTGACATATACGCGTACAACAGAATTCTGGACAAGCTGTTCAAGAAGGCAGGAATACAGAAAAGAAAGAGGTTCTCACCCTACAAGTTCCGCCACACGAGCATCACGATGTGGAGTGCAGTGCTGACGGAGCAGGAACTTGTCAAGAGAAGCGGTCACGTGGTCGGATCAAAGGCGTTGAGAAGGTACTCCAAGCTAGTGGACATAGACACCGACAAGAAAATTCTCAAGGAGCTCGGTCTGCTCAGCGAGGAGGAGGCTGAGCCAGAGGTCAAGAAGCTAAAACCGGTGCAGTGCAATCTTTGCGGAGAGTTCAACGAACCTCACAGGCAGAGATGCTGGAAGTGCAAGGCAGTGCTGGATCCACTCAGGCTGGCGAAAGAAGTGATAGATGAGGAGATAGTTGAGGCCGTAATCGACGAACCCATGCAGAATCAGATGAAGGAGAAGCTGAAGCAGCTGATCAGACAGATTCTCGCTGAAGAAGGACTCCTGCCTACAGTCTGA
- a CDS encoding winged helix-turn-helix transcriptional regulator: MRLTNNDLNVLGALKNGEMRYTELAEEVRISPAGLTKVLKKLQKEGLIERMQDNSAYPPPVYYRITEKGRRVLKQNEAAELFMNLIEVDERLADEIIEEFRRRLEELKR; the protein is encoded by the coding sequence ATGCGATTGACAAATAACGATCTGAACGTCCTGGGAGCACTGAAGAATGGAGAGATGAGGTACACAGAATTGGCAGAGGAAGTCAGGATATCTCCGGCAGGCTTAACGAAAGTGCTGAAAAAACTGCAGAAAGAAGGACTCATTGAGAGGATGCAGGACAACTCAGCATACCCTCCTCCTGTGTACTACAGAATTACCGAGAAGGGCAGAAGGGTTCTGAAACAGAACGAGGCTGCAGAGTTGTTCATGAACCTCATAGAGGTGGATGAAAGGCTTGCGGATGAGATCATCGAGGAGTTCAGGAGAAGGCTCGAAGAGTTGAAGAGATGA
- a CDS encoding AbrB/MazE/SpoVT family DNA-binding domain-containing protein: protein MEEKILGLSSVTQKYQVTLTKDVRDVLGVKPGDKVVFVQKGDAVIVKKA from the coding sequence ATGGAAGAGAAGATACTTGGGTTGAGCAGCGTTACTCAGAAGTACCAGGTAACTCTGACAAAGGACGTCAGAGATGTTCTGGGAGTAAAACCTGGAGATAAGGTTGTATTTGTGCAAAAAGGTGATGCAGTTATTGTGAAAAAGGCGTGA
- a CDS encoding PD-(D/E)XK nuclease family protein yields MDAPVRNGDIEKLLQVCSPSRLDSLVRKICPGYKADRSAPSLLYEEIHNMAVVMILTRLRAAGIEAEGEIAIEYGVVDIVVKYRGEIIAVVEVKTGKVKLIQSAVYAHITGKPVFIVETKSGRVTKLTPDVATRLVELFIGVLKDIKEVRGDKVIPNPGCRYCTANCSYGNGRNLKGADPVRNMLKMLDNINVVVDRLIEGLRMEMERIDRGRQDMKERNN; encoded by the coding sequence ATGGATGCACCTGTTAGAAATGGAGATATTGAGAAGTTGCTGCAGGTATGCAGCCCGAGCAGGCTGGACAGTCTGGTGAGAAAGATATGCCCAGGATACAAAGCCGACAGATCAGCACCATCTTTGCTCTATGAAGAAATACACAATATGGCGGTGGTGATGATATTGACGAGGCTCAGGGCGGCAGGCATAGAGGCAGAGGGAGAGATAGCCATTGAGTATGGGGTTGTGGACATAGTGGTGAAGTACAGAGGCGAGATAATAGCAGTAGTTGAGGTAAAGACGGGCAAGGTGAAGCTCATACAGTCCGCAGTCTATGCACACATAACTGGAAAGCCCGTCTTCATAGTGGAAACCAAAAGTGGAAGGGTCACAAAACTAACACCAGATGTGGCGACAAGGCTGGTGGAACTGTTTATCGGCGTTCTGAAGGACATAAAGGAGGTTAGAGGGGATAAAGTCATCCCCAACCCGGGATGCAGGTACTGCACCGCAAACTGCAGCTACGGGAATGGCAGAAACCTGAAAGGTGCAGATCCGGTGAGGAATATGCTGAAGATGCTGGACAACATAAATGTGGTCGTTGACAGGCTTATAGAAGGTTTGAGAATGGAGATGGAGAGAATCGACAGAGGAAGGCAGGATATGAAAGAGAGGAATAATTAA
- a CDS encoding AbrB/MazE/SpoVT family DNA-binding domain-containing protein: protein MEERILGLSNVTKKFQVTLTKDVRDILGVNAGDKIVFVIKDGEVIVRKA, encoded by the coding sequence ATGGAGGAAAGAATACTGGGACTTAGCAATGTCACTAAAAAATTCCAAGTGACCCTAACAAAGGATGTGAGAGATATCCTGGGAGTAAATGCCGGAGACAAGATCGTGTTCGTTATCAAGGATGGGGAAGTCATTGTAAGAAAAGCGTAA
- a CDS encoding lamin tail domain-containing protein translates to MRVKFLTLLFLSLLVLGCAEEGKISIQTPTPTPTPAITPMHTPTPQHTPTQMPATTPTPMHTPHMTPTATPSLTPWQPSETPTPFKLEYGVKYKVKVVEVVDGDTIDVIMPDGKEERVRMLGIDTPETAASKNKPYEYDDITNLSCLAYWGLMAKQYTESKLEGKYIYIELDPIARMRGYYGRLLAYIYYDSTDFTAELVKQGYARVYTEGNFERESEYVAYQSTAMENSVGLWTCSVEVASTPTLTPASTPTPTPTNTASTATVDFYYIHYDAAGNDQYNLNDEYVVIANNGAASINLQGWVLQDEAGHTYVFPSYTFGPGEVVYVHTGSGTDTAGHLYWGSDRAIWNNDGDTAYLFDAAGNLTDVVSW, encoded by the coding sequence ATGAGAGTTAAATTCCTCACACTACTGTTTCTAAGCCTGCTTGTTCTCGGCTGTGCAGAAGAGGGCAAGATTTCCATCCAGACTCCAACACCCACCCCCACACCTGCAATAACCCCAATGCACACGCCAACCCCGCAACATACGCCAACGCAGATGCCTGCTACAACTCCAACCCCGATGCACACACCTCACATGACTCCGACAGCTACTCCCTCTCTCACTCCCTGGCAGCCTTCAGAGACCCCAACACCCTTCAAACTTGAATACGGAGTAAAATACAAGGTCAAGGTCGTGGAAGTCGTCGATGGCGATACAATAGACGTGATCATGCCCGACGGAAAAGAAGAGCGAGTCAGGATGCTGGGAATCGACACACCTGAAACAGCAGCTTCGAAAAACAAGCCCTACGAGTACGATGACATAACCAATCTTTCGTGCTTGGCCTACTGGGGTTTGATGGCCAAGCAGTACACCGAATCTAAGCTGGAAGGCAAGTACATTTACATCGAGCTCGACCCGATAGCGAGAATGAGAGGATATTATGGGCGTTTGCTGGCCTATATTTACTACGACAGCACAGACTTCACTGCTGAGCTCGTAAAGCAGGGCTATGCTAGGGTTTACACCGAGGGGAACTTTGAGAGAGAATCGGAATACGTGGCATATCAGAGTACTGCGATGGAGAACAGTGTAGGGCTTTGGACTTGCAGTGTTGAGGTCGCCTCCACGCCAACACTGACTCCTGCTTCAACGCCAACACCCACACCAACTAATACTGCTTCAACAGCAACTGTGGACTTCTATTACATCCACTACGACGCTGCAGGAAACGACCAATACAACCTGAACGATGAGTATGTTGTGATCGCGAATAACGGAGCAGCATCCATCAACCTGCAGGGATGGGTGCTGCAAGATGAGGCTGGGCACACCTACGTCTTCCCGAGCTATACCTTCGGACCTGGAGAGGTTGTGTACGTGCACACGGGGAGCGGCACGGATACGGCTGGCCACCTCTACTGGGGATCGGACAGGGCGATTTGGAACAATGATGGAGATACTGCCTACCTATTTGACGCTGCAGGGAATCTGACAGATGTGGTGAGCTGGTGA
- a CDS encoding transglutaminase-like domain-containing protein — protein sequence MLFDFIQRVDKGKPYIEYRLAMCRDYAKLTAVLLHNLFPNSQIYFISIPWHVAAGIKVNKKLYILDQKLPVLTLDAWLRVWNRRTATIYQLKVLDSKNKKKIKLEKCGVAKLSDPSIEVNTEKLTDEVTKLLEINQVTQKENSIVEIPPLSKLAKCYGEDEIVIYSMTRAIKLKLENELCDNINRISKIDVVQDGDNLVVKVYF from the coding sequence TTGTTATTTGATTTTATTCAGAGAGTTGATAAAGGGAAGCCCTATATAGAGTATAGACTTGCGATGTGTAGAGACTACGCAAAACTTACGGCTGTTTTACTCCATAACTTATTCCCCAACAGCCAGATCTACTTTATTTCGATCCCTTGGCATGTTGCTGCTGGTATTAAGGTAAACAAAAAGCTGTATATTTTAGATCAAAAGCTTCCCGTATTGACATTAGATGCTTGGCTAAGAGTTTGGAATAGAAGAACCGCAACAATTTACCAGCTAAAAGTTTTGGATTCCAAGAACAAGAAAAAAATAAAACTCGAAAAGTGTGGGGTGGCAAAATTATCAGATCCTTCAATCGAGGTAAATACAGAAAAGCTGACTGATGAAGTTACTAAACTGCTTGAGATAAATCAAGTAACTCAGAAGGAGAACTCTATTGTTGAAATACCACCTCTCTCTAAACTGGCTAAATGCTACGGAGAGGATGAAATCGTCATTTATTCAATGACAAGAGCAATTAAGCTTAAACTTGAAAATGAATTATGTGATAATATAAACAGGATATCCAAAATCGATGTCGTCCAAGACGGCGATAACTTGGTTGTGAAAGTTTATTTCTAA
- a CDS encoding nucleotidyltransferase domain-containing protein: MNIWKILSSRERIETLEFILEREAVGVEEVATSLRRSKGFVSQFLRLLEEEGILRKQKRKYAVLHEAPEVRAIKIMLNITKLQTSLVKHREEWIVSLGVYGSFSKGENREDSDIDIWIRVDSHPGEKEVARIERELSNELGKRVHILILTPERIARLRENDPIFYCELANSFVMWGEGVGF, from the coding sequence ATGAACATATGGAAAATTCTTTCCAGCAGGGAGAGGATAGAAACCCTAGAATTCATTCTGGAAAGAGAAGCGGTTGGTGTAGAAGAGGTTGCAACTTCTCTACGGAGGAGCAAGGGTTTTGTTTCACAGTTTCTCAGATTACTTGAAGAGGAGGGAATTCTGAGAAAGCAGAAGAGAAAATATGCAGTTCTTCACGAAGCTCCGGAAGTGAGAGCAATCAAAATTATGCTCAACATAACAAAACTGCAAACATCACTTGTTAAACACCGAGAGGAATGGATAGTGAGCCTTGGAGTTTATGGGAGCTTTTCAAAAGGAGAAAACAGAGAGGATAGCGATATTGACATCTGGATTAGAGTTGATAGTCATCCAGGAGAGAAGGAGGTTGCAAGAATTGAAAGGGAACTCTCAAATGAGCTTGGAAAACGGGTGCATATCCTGATACTCACTCCCGAAAGGATTGCACGGCTCAGGGAGAACGATCCAATCTTCTACTGCGAGCTTGCGAACTCTTTTGTTATGTGGGGTGAGGGGGTTGGATTTTGA